The following are from one region of the Carnobacterium gallinarum DSM 4847 genome:
- the brnQ gene encoding branched-chain amino acid transport system II carrier protein: protein MDRRLSLSSYIFIGSMLFGLFFGAGNLIFPVHVGQEAGSNMLPATLGFLVTGIGLPFLGVVAIGISRSDGLYDLASRVHPIYGVCMTVLLYLTIGPFFALPRTGTVSYEIGIAPYLDSNYQKIGLLIFTLIFFLAALFFSMKPTKILIWVGKILNPMFLVFLAILIVTAFLKPMGAISDIAVESSYQAAPFIKGFTQGYNTMDALASLAFGIIVVQTIKGLGVNNPRNIAIDTIKSGVVSLILMAIIYGSLVYIGATSVGQFPVSENGGIALAQVAQYYFGSFGSILLAIIVTVACLKTAIGLITACSETFSEMFPNSVGYKTYVVIFTALACGVANLGLTTIISLSIPVLMFLYPLAITLIFLGLLSPLFKNRQIVYIMTTVFTIFVSFADGLNALPENIRTAPVSQTILNFYSHYLPLFDIGMGWVFPAIIGLALGWLISLFQKQELRF, encoded by the coding sequence ATGGATCGTCGTTTGTCATTGTCATCATATATCTTTATTGGATCAATGTTATTTGGATTGTTTTTTGGTGCGGGAAATTTAATCTTCCCAGTACATGTAGGACAAGAAGCAGGTAGTAATATGTTACCTGCTACGTTAGGCTTTTTAGTCACAGGAATAGGATTACCTTTTTTAGGAGTTGTGGCAATTGGTATTTCTAGAAGTGATGGGCTTTACGATTTAGCGAGTCGAGTACATCCGATTTATGGAGTCTGTATGACCGTCTTATTGTATTTAACTATTGGCCCATTTTTTGCTTTACCGAGAACTGGAACAGTTTCTTATGAAATTGGAATTGCGCCTTACTTAGATAGTAACTATCAAAAAATTGGTTTGTTGATTTTTACATTAATCTTCTTTTTAGCTGCACTATTCTTTTCTATGAAGCCAACAAAGATTTTAATTTGGGTTGGAAAAATTTTAAATCCAATGTTTTTAGTATTTTTAGCTATTTTAATTGTAACAGCCTTTTTAAAACCAATGGGAGCTATTTCGGATATTGCGGTTGAAAGCAGTTATCAAGCAGCGCCTTTTATTAAAGGTTTTACACAAGGATATAATACAATGGATGCTTTAGCTTCTTTGGCATTTGGGATTATCGTTGTCCAAACAATTAAAGGTTTAGGTGTTAATAATCCGCGAAACATTGCCATCGATACAATTAAATCGGGTGTCGTTAGTTTAATTTTAATGGCGATTATTTACGGAAGTTTAGTTTATATTGGAGCAACAAGTGTCGGTCAATTCCCGGTTTCTGAAAATGGTGGGATTGCATTAGCACAAGTAGCTCAATATTATTTTGGTTCATTTGGTAGTATTTTATTAGCGATTATTGTTACAGTAGCTTGTTTAAAAACAGCAATTGGCTTGATTACAGCCTGTTCAGAGACATTTAGTGAAATGTTCCCGAACTCAGTTGGTTATAAAACGTATGTAGTGATCTTTACAGCACTTGCTTGTGGTGTGGCTAATCTAGGATTAACAACGATTATTTCGTTATCAATACCAGTTTTGATGTTCCTTTATCCACTAGCAATTACGTTGATTTTCTTAGGATTGCTGTCACCATTATTTAAGAATCGCCAAATTGTCTATATTATGACAACAGTCTTTACGATTTTTGTTAGTTTTGCAGATGGTTTAAATGCATTACCAGAAAATATTCGTACAGCACCTGTTTCACAAACTATTTTAAATTTCTATTCGCACT
- a CDS encoding amino acid ABC transporter permease — MSEIQWQYIFKPALAVESLPFILQGLGYTVLISVVSMLIGTLLGFFLALMRMSKLRLPRWLAQLYISFMRGTPMLVFLFILYFGFPFIGIQFTATTAAIIGFSLNSSAYIAEVLRGSILGIDKGQWEASYALGMPYFFIMRRIILPQSLRTAVGPLSNVMLDLIKGTSLAAMITVPEIFQQAKIIGGREFDYMTMYILVALVYWGICSIFTILQRIIEKRFSLYTNE; from the coding sequence ATGAGTGAGATACAATGGCAGTATATTTTTAAACCAGCTTTAGCAGTTGAAAGTCTGCCATTTATCTTACAAGGGCTAGGCTATACAGTCCTAATTTCAGTAGTCAGTATGTTGATTGGAACCTTATTAGGATTCTTTTTAGCGTTGATGCGAATGTCGAAGCTAAGACTGCCACGATGGTTAGCGCAATTGTATATTTCCTTTATGCGAGGAACACCAATGCTCGTCTTTTTATTTATTTTATATTTTGGCTTTCCATTTATTGGGATTCAATTTACGGCAACAACTGCGGCAATTATTGGTTTTAGTCTAAATAGTAGTGCGTATATTGCGGAAGTTTTACGAGGAAGTATCTTGGGGATTGATAAAGGTCAGTGGGAGGCTTCTTATGCATTAGGTATGCCTTATTTTTTCATTATGCGGCGTATTATTTTGCCTCAATCTTTGCGAACGGCAGTTGGTCCGCTAAGTAATGTGATGTTAGATTTAATCAAAGGAACATCATTGGCAGCAATGATTACTGTACCTGAAATCTTTCAACAAGCCAAGATTATCGGCGGTCGTGAATTTGATTATATGACGATGTATATTTTAGTTGCACTCGTTTATTGGGGGATTTGTAGCATCTTTACGATTTTGCAACGAATCATTGAAAAGCGCTTTTCACTGTATACAAATGAATAA
- a CDS encoding LacI family DNA-binding transcriptional regulator, with the protein MANINEIAKLAGVSSATVSRVINRNGYVSEETRKKVETIIKKLDYVPNRNAVFLKTGATKMLGIIAPNFSDSLTVFLRSFTIAAQKEGYNVTLFITGEDTQKELDAFEMLRHKQLDGLVILIRLNDWEVLEPFAKYGPVIAWQRVNPGHTIPSVFMNQYEGYRLGLEHLYATGCRNIVNLYGSTRGLNTKSRMKAYADFCQKYQLDPRPQQQFNGLNSSKDGEAMIEWYRQQTVKPDGFATSSDPLAAGLMAEARRQGYQIPEEFSIMGFDNIEISHLLDITTIDYPIAKQAVNAFTLIFNQLMYKDIPLLPLEFNLIERKSTKKKTE; encoded by the coding sequence ATGGCAAACATTAACGAAATTGCAAAATTAGCCGGTGTTTCCTCAGCAACCGTTTCTCGAGTCATTAACCGGAATGGCTATGTCAGTGAAGAAACGCGTAAAAAAGTCGAAACAATTATTAAAAAATTAGATTATGTGCCGAATCGCAATGCAGTCTTTTTAAAAACAGGCGCAACCAAAATGCTTGGAATTATCGCACCTAACTTTTCAGATTCTTTGACTGTTTTTTTACGTAGTTTTACCATTGCTGCCCAAAAAGAAGGCTACAATGTTACGTTATTTATTACTGGTGAAGACACACAAAAAGAATTAGATGCTTTTGAGATGCTACGCCACAAACAATTAGACGGACTTGTGATTCTCATTCGTTTAAATGATTGGGAAGTGCTTGAGCCTTTTGCGAAATACGGACCTGTCATTGCGTGGCAAAGAGTGAATCCAGGACATACAATTCCTTCTGTCTTCATGAATCAATATGAAGGTTATAGGTTAGGCTTAGAGCATCTTTACGCAACAGGATGTCGCAATATTGTTAACTTATATGGTAGTACTCGAGGATTAAATACCAAAAGCCGTATGAAAGCCTATGCTGATTTTTGTCAAAAATATCAATTAGATCCACGGCCACAACAACAATTCAATGGATTAAATTCTAGTAAAGACGGCGAAGCAATGATTGAATGGTACCGTCAACAAACCGTTAAACCAGATGGTTTTGCTACTAGCTCTGATCCACTTGCAGCTGGTTTAATGGCTGAAGCTAGACGACAAGGTTATCAAATTCCAGAAGAATTCTCAATTATGGGCTTTGATAATATTGAAATCTCTCATTTATTAGACATTACCACGATTGATTATCCAATTGCCAAACAAGCTGTCAACGCATTTACATTAATCTTTAATCAGCTTATGTATAAAGATATTCCTCTATTGCCTTTAGAATTTAACTTAATCGAACGTAAATCTACAAAAAAGAAAACTGAGTAA